One part of the Thermodesulfobacterium commune DSM 2178 genome encodes these proteins:
- a CDS encoding Rho termination factor N-terminal domain-containing protein: protein MDEVKEEEKKELPKLDKKLEKMTIKELREIALQIPEISGVHGMNKEELISALKKAYGIKEEPKKVGASMREIKAKVKKFKVLAEEAKNNKDWTKYERYRKLAAKFKKRTRKLAKSIT from the coding sequence ATGGATGAGGTAAAAGAGGAAGAAAAAAAAGAACTTCCTAAGTTGGATAAAAAACTTGAGAAGATGACCATCAAAGAATTAAGGGAAATCGCCTTACAGATACCAGAAATTTCAGGTGTTCACGGAATGAACAAGGAAGAGCTTATTTCTGCTCTTAAAAAAGCTTATGGTATAAAAGAAGAACCTAAAAAAGTTGGTGCCTCTATGAGGGAAATCAAAGCTAAAGTTAAAAAGTTTAAGGTCTTAGCTGAAGAGGCTAAAAATAATAAAGACTGGACAAAATACGAAAGATACAGAAAATTAGCGGCTAAATTTAAGAAAAGAACAAGGAAACTTGCTAAATCCATAACTTAA